The DNA sequence AGTTCGTTGTCTTTTCTGTACTCACTGCTATACAGCTCAGAGTAGAACACCACTGCCCGTCTCCTTATGGCATTGGCATCTCTGAGTTCCTCTCCTGCAGCAGAGCGCAGAGCATGATAGACCTGCTCTGTCCATTCTTCTTCTCAAGCCCCAAGAAGAACTTGGATGGTGCGTCCATCAGCTCCACACTCTTGAACCGTGATCTGACCAGCGCCCCCTGAGCCTTAGTGCCCAGTAGGTCCCTAAGAGCAAAAGTTTTAGACTTGAGATCCTCAATATGACCCTGATCTCCAGTGGAGTCTACTACACTCTGTAGCTCCACAACTTCAGTCTCTAGATCTTCCATTGATCTGGTAATGTCCCGTGTGACATTGAGAGTGTACTGCTGACAGAGCTGTTTTATCTCAGTCTTCCCACAATCCCACCACTGTTTCAAAGATTTAAATCTTCCTGCCTGCTCCTAAAAACTCACCCAAAAAACCTAAAAACATCCTTAAAATGTGCATCACATAACAAAGCAGTGTTAAAATGCCAATATGCACTCTTATGCTTTAAGTTAGTGATTCAAATGTCGCAAGTGACTAAAAAGTGATCAGTAAAACCAACAGGAACCATTTTACACTCTTTAAAGATGTTAAAATGGTGCTTTTTTTGATGATCATCAGCTGGTACAGCAGAGATCTCTTCTCCACCTCTCTCGCCCTGTTAATGTTTAACGTGCTGATTCTTAAATGAGTCATCATGAAGGAGATGGAGaataaacagaaacacaaaagcAAACCTAACCTACATTTAGAGTGCAGCATCTTAttcatcatcctcatcttcatcgTTGTTTACATCTCTCCTTATCTTCTGAACAATCTTCTTCAGTCTGTACAATTCCTGGACGGTAAAACCTCCCCTCCCTTTACTGCTCATCTGTGACCAGgcagatttaaaaaacaattcTCTGTCAGGGAAGTGATCCTCCACTTTTACCCCcttcatgttttttgttttctgcaaGAACTGGTTGATCATTACAACACTGTAAGGCTTCTGAACCTGGCTGCCCATCAGCCTGGAGTCAGAACATTCACCTTCATTGACAGAGTCCTCCTCCATATCTGAACCAGACTCCTCAGACTGGACTCAGACTCTGTGGGTCTCTGTCTCGCTACGCCTTTCTTCGCCTGAGAACTTCCCCTGTTACGTCTGGTCTTCCTCTTCAGACGTGAAACTTTACTTCACATTTTAACTGCTCAAATTCAACCTGTTGTTTTCATCTGCTCCCAGTATTTGTGCTGAATATCTGGATTTGAGAGCCGTTTCTAACAGACTCATAATTGGGTTATTTTTGAGCTTGTACATAAACCTTTAACTTAGTTCAaagagagctttttttttttaaatgcgttGAACCTTTCGCCATATCAAAAATGTTCCTCACGTCTTCTTTTTATTGTACGAAGCAAACAGATGTTCCTGTAGTTCAATAAAAGTGATCCATTATAAACCCACTATCAAACAGAAAATTAGCTTAAGTATTCAACTTTTCCTTTAAAGACAATAAAACATCATAATACGCCTGGAAAATACACaagaaagtaaaataatagcactgatgtTCAGTCTTGAAATGATGGTGTCCAATAAAGCAGAAATTATTCTCCCAGAATTactaaaacaaaagtaaaacaaGTGAGAAAGTAAAGCTGTGATGTTTAAACTTTGTTTTGAGAAAAGGGTCAGCATAATCAGCACACTTTGACCTTAGAAACGTCGTCATCACTTAACTTTGTACCAAAAGTGCTGCGGGAGTGGATGTGGAGATTTATCATTAACAGAAGGCAGATGTGCAAATAGTTTATTGGCAGATTGACAGAAGTATGTAAAGTATACACTCTGCGTCAGAAGAATAATTTGACAAGCAAAGTAGATATATTCAGAGTTACTCTCTAGAGCATGGTTTCCTTAAAACATGAACAATCGTAAAAGTAAGAAAAACAAGGGTTCCAAAAACCTCAACCACAAACACAAAGGTCTACATCTTAAATCCAGACGCACAGCACGACGCACTCACATGACACGCACGCTTCGGTAAACCAATGATCGTCGCTCCGAAAACGCAATCACACAAAACATACTTGGTTACACGATGGGTttgatacggaagagtattagggccatgcaggagaaaaaatatttgagagaggaaggttttttttattgtgtacttcgagaaaaaagtcaaaatgtcgagattaatgttgaaatacaatttcaagaatatagttgaaatttcgagaataaagttgaaatacaatttcgtgaataaagtggaaatgtctcctctggcccatcaaatccagtgaCTGACAGCTATGCAGGCAGCAGCCTGCATATAACTAACTAaggtaactaactaactaactaactaactaactaactaactaacttactccCTTGGAGTGTTacgttaagggtacgtttctgaagttatgcaactgcatgtgtgatatgtgtttcaaatcatcaatcaaaactttattcacgaaattttgacttttatctcaacattttcgactttttccacgaaattgtacttcaacattaatctcgacattttcgacttttttctcgaagtgcatgatgaaaaaaaaaaatcttcctcctctaaaatattatttttatttttctcctgcctggccccaaTACTTCCGTAGTTTGAGGAATGTGTGGTTAGagacatctctgctttcattaGAGCTAAATGATGGGTTCCACTTGGGGGCAGGGGGGTGAGAATGCAGGCCGGCGAGGTGGGCCATAACAGATGATGCAAAGCGGACATTTTCCACTGCGACTGTGCTAAGACCACGAGGACACGACTCGTCTGTGAAGCCTCTACCCGTCATGCAGGCGTCTCCTAAAAAGCTGTAGAAAACATCCCAGTCTGAACGGCCATCCGCTCGGACTGTTTGGTTTACATTCCACATGTCAACGTCTAAAATAACAGTACTCTGATACAGAAATAGATTGCATTGTTAGGCAAATTCCActacaattattaataaaagtCTTAAATATCTTTCACGTCACTACTCCAAGCCTGTCGACCAGAACATCCGCAGAGCTTCAATCACATCACTACACGAGAGCGCCGGCTTGTCCAGACCTTTTCACCTCTTTAGGATATTCCAGAGCCTTCGGTTTCTCTAATCACGAGCTCACGAGCAGCTCCCTCTCCAGCGCTGAGGAAGCAGCTACGGCAGCCGAACAGAGATGGAGAGCTGAAATGCGGTTTTGTGCTGGCGCTACTACAAACCCAGCTCCTTTTGACAAGCACATTAAGCTCTATGACAGAGGTAAACAAGGCAAGAGGTTAATCGCCACTCGTCATAATTTAGAGGCGCTTATAATTGACAATTTTTATGAAAATAGAGAAGCAAAATTAAAGCCTTTTGTGAATGGTCTTTTATCTCTAATGGTCTAGAAATAAAACAGCCCTATTTAATTTGTTGACGTGATCGTAGTGTTGATCCCATTTCACATTCTAACGTAAATCCTGACACTGTAAAGGGTCACTCTAATTATTCTCTCTAGGTAAAGTTTAGAAGCTGAGTGAATGCTGTGGCGTGGCGCCCCTCAGTCCAGCGCGTCCACGGCCTCGCTCTGGCCGTCCTCGGCCATCTGCACCAGCTCGTTGACGGTGTGCAGCAGGCTGTAGCCATGCTTcctcagcagctgctggttgAGCCGCTGGTCTCTGAAGCCCATCTCCAGCAGCATGGCCAtcatggaagggtcctgcctggtggccgggtcgaTGCCTCTCTGGGAACATCAGCAAAACAGGAAAGAGATGACAGTGTGAGGAAGGAGAGCAATGGCGTCTACTTGTCATGTGGCATACCACGCCACGCCACACTGGCTTTTCTGTAGGAAGTGACTCCGATGCATGCGCGTGCATAGGGGCAAGCATTTTTTcctcacaaaaaaatgcttgctcccttggtcacagtctgagacgagtctgcctgtttgccttcggtcggcgagtcaaatcgacgcagagcctacggcgtaggttacgtagcctacggcgtagcttacgtagcctacggcgtaaccttagagcctttactccggcgcgattcttcgcgaacaatggacaaaaaagggattatgtacattcactgagtgaatatcaatattatgaaagtaaaatatacatttgtcgctagaaatgtaatcaaaacgcattttatgcaggaactaactcaaaatattgatttattcactaagaaatgtccgccatgttttttttttagattcagtccgcaaatgacgacgaaaagcattctgggaaattttcgcgcaaaatttaggggtagtgaagaaaacgagggcgagggggagaattgggacgcaGCTCAAGTGCCCTTCTGTTAAaggccttctttttttttttcaaaggcctttaaaaaaaaaaagaaaaagattttcatttaaagtgccattcattcaccaatatcatctaacaattaataataattgaGCTAAATAAAATTATATGATGAACATCCCCCTCCCTGCCCCCCCAGTGGAAATGCAGTGGATCCATCACCAGCTGGATAGCAAAGAGCACAGCAGGTAGCAAATGTAccagttatttatgttttttgatgaTATGTAGCCTATGTTATGATTCAGATCTGTAAAGTTTTTCTGTCATTACTTTAGTTTTGATTAGTGGGTATGCCAgagttattatagttttgtatttttccattagtttcagtattagttttagttttttattaaaatacgAGGTATTTGTCGTGGGTAAGGTTTAAGAAGTTCAGAGCAGGTAATACAATACAACACACAACagtgttttgtattgtaatgtaacaaAGTAACAAATGTAACCAAGTAATTTTCGGAGAGTCTTAAAGTCATGTTCCATGTGTCCCTGTTTAAATTTCAGCACCTGCCCCTCCAAAAGGTCTCTGCACTCCCCTGCTCCGATGAGTGGAACTGGAGGAGTTACTGCCTTGTATAGCTCATGGAGGGGGGTGCGagtcctcctacagctttgccACCACAGCCCCTCTGTCAAGTCGTGGACTCTGACCTCCCATGACACCCTACAGACGCGTCCGGCTCCGGGTGCAACAGGCTTGCCTTACGACAATTGACGGCAACAATAACGTTGGCTAGCGTCAGTGACTCGTGAGAGGAGAAAACACTATTTTGGCATGATTTCAAGGGAATGCAGGTATTTGACGGGTGAGTTTTAGTGACATGTTGGAGTATTGCCTTGGAATTTTGAGCTGGGAACTTGGAGTTTGTCACAATAAAATCCTGATTATGCCCTCTTAACTATCACCAACAAGGTGACTTCAGTGTTGGCACCCCCAACACGTGTAACCCTTGCAGGGCACTAATGGATCGGCAAGTCCTctgagggccttcgctctggttCGGGGTCATTCTGACCCGGGTTGAACGCCTTACAAGGGTTAAAAGCATGTGCAGGGATCTACGGTTCGAACAGCGGACTGCTGTGCAGCGTACCTGTATGGAACAGTTTGGTCCAGTGAAAAGAGCCTTATAGGCAGATGCGGCCACAGAAAGGGCCCCCTTGACAAGTCCCTCGGTGATGCCTCCTTGGCCCCTGGCATGAGCACAGTGCTTCGGTTACACAACAACAATGCAAACAACGAGACATTATTTTCAGAAACAATCCATGTTATAGAGTAAAACATTGTCTAGAAGtgaagcttcagcttcagcttgtAAGTGAAACAACGTTTCACTGCTCGCTGTTTTGCACCTTGGTTGCAGCGCGTTGCCTGGTCTGGGATTGTACGTCTCAAAGGCACTGGATGCTGAGCCTGCTGATCTTGACAGACCAGATGAAACTGCAATGTGgataatagtaaaaaaaagaatcacaaCAAAACATGTAAGAAAGGAAAACAGCTGCTTGCTGAATTAACAAATCCTGAGAGCTTGCGTGTGTTCTTAGTTCCTCTTTCTGCAATGATAGTCGCCTGTGAGGCAGGGCTGACGGTAAACTGCTAACTTTTACACTGAAACCTGCTGCCTCGGAGCCTTCTGCACCGTACTGTGGTTGTGTGCTGTGCTAAGTAGCATCACTGAGTTAGTCGTGTGATGGTCCAGTAACACCCACCATTTAGGTGCACTCGTGGTTGCTGGGGCTCATACGCCTCACATGCCGGAGGACTGGCATCCTCCGCCAGATACAGTGCCTCAGACCTGAAACAAAGTTACATTTGAATCATTACAGGATGTTACAGTAGAAGAAGAGGCCTCCTGATGTGTGTGTCCTGACCTGGGGGAGTAGAGGGCTGGTGGGGGCTGCcggggctgagggggggcaggtGGGGACACCACTTCAGGGGTAAGTGTCACCGCGTCCAGTGTTTGGGAAGCACACAGCATCTGGTTGACACTGCTGTGGATGGGAGGGGCGGTTGGAGGCCCGGCGTCGCCTGACACCTCCTGAGCAGCGACCGGctcctcctgcctctcgctcagTGTCGCCTCGCTGCACGGCTCGAAGTCGCAGCCGTCCTCCCCCTCATCGGCCGCGGCGGGGTCGGGCTGGGACATGGCAGAGCTGTACATGGACTCCCCCAGAGGCCGGGTGGTGTCAAAGCAGTCTGGGAGGACGATGATGTAATCGTCGCAGGAGGAGACCGAGGATGTCTGGCTGCTGACCTGAAACACGCCACAAGTCGGAGACGTTCACTAACTTCTTTATGCAACTGCATTTACACGTCAAAGCTGACTTTATGTGAATAGCAGAACAATCTCTTGTGATGTTCGGAAATAGTTTTCTcacaaaaagacattaaaagTCTCGCTTTTACCGGCGACCTTGGACTGTGGAGACTCCAGGAGTCAGTGAGCATAATTACATTTCTCAGCTGAGCTGTTGAAGTTCGCCATCAGTTATTTGAGCCACATGAATCTTATTTTCTCTCCTTTCGTTAATGACGAGCTTTTACTCCTCCTGCAGAGGCCGTCCCTGACTTTTAATGGATTTAGATGATCAGTGTTGGCTTTTACGTCCAGAAATGGTCGTCATGTGACAACACTGAAGGTTAATGAGAAACAGCCAAACTCATGGATTCTGAATCCAGAGGTCTGTTGTGTCATGCGTCTAAATTTCTGGACTTTCACTACCCAGTTTTCACTATacattatacatacatatatatatatatatatatatatatatgaattgaAATGTAAACTGTCACCTCATCCCAGTCTTCTCTGGCTCCACCTTCCTCTTTCTCTTCATGGTTATCCCCAACAACCTCTTTGTCTTTAGGCTTGAGGTGAGAGCTGACAAGCAGGTTGTCATCGTCTGGTCCCAGCAAAACAACTATCaagggaggaaataagaatttaaaaaaaggacaaaacgtGATACGGCAGATGAAGTGCTTGTTAAAGTTGAACAGGAAGTTCTCCACTTACTTTGCTCTGTTTCCTCCTCGGGTGGAACTGAACTCTCCGCTCTAACGGCTCTGctctcctccttttcttccaGCTCCTTGTGCGCCCTCACAGCCTCGACGGCTCTCTCAAAGCAGACGCTTAAACTCCGGGACACAactgaaaatgtttgaaaaatgattgaaaaacatgcagccatccatccagcatGAAGAGTGGTGGCGGCCCTGCGGGGTCTCACCCTGCGGCCGGGGGCTGCTGTAAGGGGCTTTGCTGTGAGGGGCTTTGCTGTGGGGGGCTCTGCGCAGCGGCCTGTGGTCGGGGGCCTCCTCCAAGGTGAGGGAGCGGATGACCGTCTCACAGAGGAACTGAGCCCCGCTGATCTCCTCCTCCCGCTCCTCTTCCTGCGCCGCAGGCTCCCACACCTCCTGCTGCCTCAGCTCCACTCCTGGGGACAACGCAGCACACCAAGTGGACGCTTGAAGGAAAagcatctttctttttcttttctttttatcttttatttggaaaagcCTTGATTTCACAGATGCAGATTTACATAGCGTCAAAATCACTTCAAGTAAGTTTAACATTGGCATTACATTTTGTGGTACTTCTGATGTCCAATTTGCCTCCTGGCTCTTCCCAGAATtttctttgtaaaatatttacatGGAACATGGAAAGCTTCTCATCTCAAATATTACATAcagaaaattacacacaaagcaGAATCCGTAAAGATGGTGCTgtaaaatatatcaatatatcatATTGCAAAACACATTTTGATCCTACTCCTTATTTTTGTCAAGTTAGCAAAAGTCAGACCTAATAGGTTTTATGTACTCAGTCCACTTAGACCACATCTGGTAAAATTTCTCCTTCTCGATTTTTAGAGAGAAATTTTTtccattacatatattattactaACTATTCATCTATAGTGGGGATTCAGGTTTTAACCACCTCCTTGTAACAGCTTTTTTGCTCGCTAAAAGGATAATCTGTAGTAGTTTCTTATCTTTGTTATTCCACCCCTCAAATTGGATGTCACCCATATATAGTATCAAACCAGTAAGGAATTTTGACTccaaatatattattaatgtgttTGTGAATTTCCCCCCACTAGGGTACAATAACCTTGCAATCCCAAAATACAAGAAAAGCATCTTTCATGTTCCGCTAACTCGCAGCATCGTCATTAACTCCAAAGTCATCATGACATCAGTCAATAGGTTGCATAAAATTACAAGAGCCATCCTTTAAGATTTTGCTCAatcaatgaaaaagaaaaccttttttttttttaaacccacaTTTGTATATGTCCATGTATCCTCCTGCACTTAATGTTAATGACTTCAGATCAAGAGCGACATTACTTTAACAGTCTCACCAAAAAGCTTTCTGACGCCTGCGGCCTCTGCGTCTTCTCTCATGCTTGCAGTGATGGACTTCTCCAGCGCCGCTGCATCATGGGGAAGGGGGGATATGCAGGGTGTTAAATCTAGAAACAAGAACAAGCAGACACAACGTTGGCTATGTAGTCAGACACATACAATGTACTTCATGCTCGATGCAGTCAAAAATCAAGTTtttaaagaaggaaaacaaGATTTTGGACGCAGCAAAACGTAAATGTTTAACAGTTGAGGTTCGATAGATTTTAACCGTGACTCACCGACTGGAGTGTTGTTAGGAACCTTTTCCAGCTCTTGCACAATATTTATGTCCAACAACTCAAACGACAGAAGATCCTAAAAAACAGCAGATGAAGGAATGTGAAAGCCAATCCCCTGACCCACACCAGTACTTCAATACGCTTCATTCTAGCCCAACTTGTGGGAACTTTTTACATGATTAAATCATTTAAGACAGGCTAGAAAGAGAAATATAGGCCAAACAAGGTGTAGGGAGGATATTTTCCAACCCAACAGGACCACAGTTGAGACTGTTAgatgaaaagtgtacatctgaCGGGTCAACTGcgactcacttcctgtctccgtCATCTCAAGATCAAGTTTACCACACAGCCCAGAAGATTTCCTGGCGTTGAATGGaggattatcttttttttaattggggtTGCGTTACATTCTTCAGTGTAGCCGGTGTCTGTATTTGATAAgtgttttccacttgttcaaATTACCAGAAAACATAATTCGAAAATGTCCAACCCATGGATCATTCCAGGTTTCTTTTGAAGagatcttcaaaagaaaaaaataattgataTAAAAAATGTGTTGTTAATCCCAGTCCATTTAATATTGCagtttataaaaaatataagaactttttcacaaaattaaTACGCactgaaaaaaaactaacaatttCTCTGAAAAATTTGAACAATCCCGAAAttgtataaaatataaaaaacctCATTAATGAACtcttgagtaaaaaaaaaaaaatccttcaaaACTATCCCATCTCAGTTACCTGATGGTGAGAGAAATTTTACTAAAACATTGGACATAACAAATggcttttatgatttttttgttaatattggtCCTTCTTTAGCAAGAAATATCAAAAACATAGATTAATCTCCCCTTGTGAACATCAAGATCAGTATCCTAGTTTCAGGAGTTTTGACCCTCCCACTTCCAAAGAAGTTTTTGACATTATACAGGGTCTGAGAGATTCTGCCGCTGGACATGATGAAATAAAAGCCAGC is a window from the Cololabis saira isolate AMF1-May2022 chromosome 19, fColSai1.1, whole genome shotgun sequence genome containing:
- the LOC133419695 gene encoding next to BRCA1 gene 1 protein-like isoform X2, which gives rise to MGLPVTIKVNFRGNVKRFLAQDLDKLEWESVEAWIKASFGINHFQVKYFDEDNEEICINSQDEYEEAIKSAEKQGNQLHMNVYKMKGQACGGPLKTEVKELKGDLRPAPPYPSRVKSVDKGTQVTPERESVTVKDSKGNKPEDEPPPMWFRSYMERFKDEVVKEVVERMCNDFSGQCCTHKSSDGLSEASGGASGGLIAPRPGPSTSNGSLGYTPNCSSCNKLTSEGAYKCSVCPSCILCEMCRHSHDPSHSLVRTKTPLSIPEHGMSGEFRFPRRGDRTVRKAERQRLKAERRQLRAEVKEIKKKLRLEKRGLQWSGPSTSGRANLTSMTSASTQVPALPPPAAQTASGPAAVQGPIPAPVPDPQASSPEGPGVSHTSLVPTMAALFLDENLPDGTRLEPGTKFIKYWKMKNSGTISWTSETKKEEVRPVRQVRSMNSGSGLPVDLHHEDYYFPSVDLLTAQDLLSFELLDINIVQELEKVPNNTPVDLTPCISPLPHDAAALEKSITASMREDAEAAGVRKLFGVELRQQEVWEPAAQEEEREEEISGAQFLCETVIRSLTLEEAPDHRPLRRAPHSKAPHSKAPYSSPRPQVVSRSLSVCFERAVEAVRAHKELEEKEESRAVRAESSVPPEEETEQIVLLGPDDDNLLVSSHLKPKDKEVVGDNHEEKEEGGAREDWDEVSSQTSSVSSCDDYIIVLPDCFDTTRPLGESMYSSAMSQPDPAAADEGEDGCDFEPCSEATLSERQEEPVAAQEVSGDAGPPTAPPIHSSVNQMLCASQTLDAVTLTPEVVSPPAPPQPRQPPPALYSPRSEALYLAEDASPPACEAYEPQQPRVHLNVSSGLSRSAGSASSAFETYNPRPGNALQPRGQGGITEGLVKGALSVAASAYKALFTGPNCSIQRGIDPATRQDPSMMAMLLEMGFRDQRLNQQLLRKHGYSLLHTVNELVQMAEDGQSEAVDALD